In the genome of Rhodoferax sp. BAB1, one region contains:
- a CDS encoding TetR/AcrR family transcriptional regulator, with the protein MDAKTAKSEVTRAAIVGAGMDLAAAEGLEALTLQAVADRAGLSKSGVFSRIGSREALQKAVVEEFGRRFLADVFAPAMQQAKGLPRLDEIVRLWLARMSRPGAHNSCIYVPGAFELDDRDGELRELLLHEVTRWRAALRRTVLQAVEAGHLQADTDAEQLVGEIYALAIGLLHDTRFLRDPAAPARAAASWARLRRSYLA; encoded by the coding sequence CTGGACGCCAAAACCGCCAAGAGTGAAGTGACCCGTGCCGCCATCGTCGGCGCCGGCATGGACCTGGCCGCGGCCGAGGGCCTGGAGGCCCTGACCCTGCAGGCCGTGGCCGACCGGGCAGGCCTGTCCAAGAGCGGGGTGTTCTCGCGCATCGGCTCGCGCGAGGCCCTGCAGAAGGCCGTGGTCGAGGAATTCGGCCGGCGCTTCCTGGCCGACGTCTTCGCGCCAGCCATGCAGCAAGCCAAGGGCCTGCCGCGGCTAGACGAGATCGTGCGCCTCTGGCTGGCCCGCATGAGCCGGCCCGGCGCCCACAACAGCTGCATCTACGTGCCCGGCGCCTTCGAGCTCGACGATCGCGATGGCGAACTGCGCGAGCTGCTGCTGCATGAGGTCACCCGCTGGCGCGCCGCCTTGCGCCGCACGGTCCTGCAGGCCGTGGAAGCCGGGCATCTGCAGGCCGACACCGACGCGGAACAGCTGGTCGGCGAGATCTATGCCCTGGCCATCGGCCTGCTGCACGACACGCGTTTCCTGCGGGACCCCGCCGCCCCCGCCCGCGCTGCCGCCAGCTGGGCACGCCTGCGACGCAGCTACCTGGCCTGA
- a CDS encoding alpha/beta fold hydrolase, with product MSTSPQTAGASYYGNSALLRLARLGLSLSQQLWPGLAVRAAQRLFGTPLPPRWLRRSRAWPAHWLIERWPFERAGLTLYRDSTVAGDAPAVLLVHGWGGHAGQMLPLAAALAARGLQPVILEMPAHGRSAGATSNLPQFARALEYAAARLQASGLVLHAVVAHSLGANAAAHALSRGLAVQGLVMLAPPASPHAYTQLFARMFGLSERTRGAMQRRIEAREGILMPQFEPAAVGPRIRVPTLVVHDRGDRINRFADGEAYGRAIGGATLHATEGLGHMKILKDPAVLARVADFAGTGLSLR from the coding sequence ATGTCGACCAGCCCCCAGACCGCCGGCGCCAGCTACTACGGCAACAGCGCCCTCCTCCGCCTGGCCCGCCTGGGCCTGTCTCTCTCGCAGCAGCTCTGGCCCGGCCTGGCGGTGCGCGCCGCCCAGCGCCTGTTCGGCACGCCGCTGCCGCCGCGCTGGCTGCGCCGGTCCCGCGCCTGGCCGGCACACTGGCTGATCGAACGCTGGCCCTTCGAACGTGCCGGCCTCACGCTGTACCGGGACAGCACGGTGGCCGGCGATGCGCCCGCCGTACTGCTGGTGCACGGCTGGGGCGGCCACGCCGGCCAGATGCTGCCGCTGGCGGCGGCCCTGGCCGCGCGGGGCCTGCAGCCCGTCATCCTGGAGATGCCGGCGCACGGGCGCAGCGCCGGCGCCACCAGCAACCTGCCGCAGTTCGCGCGCGCCCTGGAATACGCAGCAGCGCGGCTGCAGGCCAGCGGCCTGGTACTGCACGCGGTGGTGGCGCATTCCCTGGGCGCCAACGCGGCGGCCCACGCCCTCAGCCGCGGCCTGGCCGTGCAGGGCCTGGTGATGCTGGCGCCACCGGCTTCGCCGCACGCCTACACGCAGCTGTTCGCCCGCATGTTCGGGCTCAGCGAGCGCACGCGCGGCGCCATGCAACGGCGCATCGAGGCGCGCGAGGGCATCCTGATGCCGCAGTTCGAACCGGCGGCGGTCGGCCCGCGCATCCGCGTGCCCACCCTGGTGGTGCACGACCGCGGCGACCGCATCAACCGTTTTGCCGACGGGGAGGCCTATGGCCGCGCCATCGGCGGCGCCACCTTGCACGCCACCGAAGGGCTGGGCCACATGAAGATCCTCAAGGACCCGGCGGTGCTCGCCCGTGTCGCCGACTTTGCCGGCACGGGGCTCAGCTTGCGCTGA